From the genome of Pseudarthrobacter sp. NIBRBAC000502772:
GCCTCCACGATGCGCCCGCCAGTACCAGGCCGGACAGGAGTGCCAGCGTGAGCGGCAGCTCAGGCCGGTCCGAGACAACCGCCCGGGATGCTCCCTTCATGGCCGTGGCTTCGGTTTCCTGCACGGATCGGACGATGTCCACCACGGCATCCGGACTGTCCAGCTGGTGGTACGCCCCACCGCTGGCTTCGGCCGCTGTGCGCAGCCTGGCTCCGGGCTGGCCGGGGCCGGGTCCGTAGTCAACGTCGCCGGGGTTCAGGGCGTAAACGCGCACAGCACGCTCCTTGGCCAGGGCGGCCGCCTGTTCCAAGGTGAAGATGGGATCGCCGGACAGGTAGTTGTCCGTTGCCAGGACGATGGACCGCGAGCGCCGCTGGCCGGCGTCAGGAGTGCCGGTCTCCGCTCTGCGGGCATCCGCGGCGCCGGTGTCCGGGAACCCGTTGACGCAGGATGCCAGGCCGTCGCCGATCAATGACGATCCGCGGCCGTTCCAGGTGCCGTCCAGGAACCCCGCGCTGCCGGGGCTTCCCTCGAACGCGTCTTGGGCCAGCTGGAGTTGTTCCTGGACATACCCGTACTCGTCGGTGAGGGGGAAGACCTGGACGGCGCTGCTGTCGAAGACGGTGAGGCCGATCCGTTCGCCGTCGAACTCCTTCGCCAGTTCGGCAAACACCTGCACCACAGCCGCGTCGGCGCTGCTCATGGAGCCCGACGTGTCCAGGCACAGCATGATGTCCCGGTTGCGTTGCTCCGGCTGGATGGTGGTCAGTTCCACCGGACGCGCCGCCGCGGCCACCGCAGAGACCAGCAGGGTTGCGGCCGCGAGAGCGGCTACGGCCAGCCAGCGGCGGTGCCGGCGGAGGGCCGCCTGGTATTCGGGCAGCGCGGTGAGGCGGTCCGCATTGGCCACCGGCCGCCGTCGAGCGTTTGCGTGGCGGTCCGGGCGGAAGGCGCGCCATCCTGCCAGGGCCGCGATGACCAGCGCCGGAGGGATCAGCCACCAGAACATCAGTTCCATTGCCGCACCGCCTGGCGGGCAGTCGCGGCCGATTGCGTGACCGGCGGCAGCGGTTCCAGGCCGAACTCGCCCGGGTAGATCTTGCGGACGGCCTCGGCCACTGGCGGCAGCGGGTGCCCGTGCAGCTCCGCAAGGGTCATCCTGGGGGCGTCAATGCCGGTGACGTCGCGGGCGAACCGGCGGACCAGCAGGCTCAGTTCCTGGTGCGACTCCCGTGCGGTCAGCAGCCCGGCGGCGGCGTCTGCCGTGACGGCGTCGATCCTTTGCAGGTAGGCCTCCTTGAGGCCCGCAAGGTCCGACGGCGGAGTGAACCGGGGCGCCTGCTCCGTCACCTTTGGTTTGCGCGTGCTCAGGAAAACGAACGCGTACCAGCCCAGGACCGCCGCCAGGAGGGCGAGTCCGGTCCACAGCCACGCCTGGCTGTACTGGAGGGGTCCGTGGATGCCCGGGTCAGCCTGCACGCCGGTGCCTTTCCAGGAGGGCGAAGAGTTCCGTCATGACCGCACTGCTGCCGGTCACGTGGCCTTGGGTGATGCCGGCGCGGCGGAG
Proteins encoded in this window:
- a CDS encoding VWA domain-containing protein is translated as MELMFWWLIPPALVIAALAGWRAFRPDRHANARRRPVANADRLTALPEYQAALRRHRRWLAVAALAAATLLVSAVAAAARPVELTTIQPEQRNRDIMLCLDTSGSMSSADAAVVQVFAELAKEFDGERIGLTVFDSSAVQVFPLTDEYGYVQEQLQLAQDAFEGSPGSAGFLDGTWNGRGSSLIGDGLASCVNGFPDTGAADARRAETGTPDAGQRRSRSIVLATDNYLSGDPIFTLEQAAALAKERAVRVYALNPGDVDYGPGPGQPGARLRTAAEASGGAYHQLDSPDAVVDIVRSVQETEATAMKGASRAVVSDRPELPLTLALLSGLVLAGASWRLRP
- a CDS encoding DUF2207 domain-containing protein, with product MQADPGIHGPLQYSQAWLWTGLALLAAVLGWYAFVFLSTRKPKVTEQAPRFTPPSDLAGLKEAYLQRIDAVTADAAAGLLTARESHQELSLLVRRFARDVTGIDAPRMTLAELHGHPLPPVAEAVRKIYPGEFGLEPLPPVTQSAATARQAVRQWN